One genomic region from Stackebrandtia nassauensis DSM 44728 encodes:
- a CDS encoding YbaB/EbfC family nucleoid-associated protein, protein MGETVLKEANHRAEADGMTAWDPRRLVTVTVGPGGILRDVTIEPDAYSYLTPKQLSTTVTTTYQTAVTALREATVAQFMDLCGVKVKPEEVANGKTRLHNLLDKLAGQPAV, encoded by the coding sequence ATGGGTGAAACCGTACTGAAGGAAGCCAACCACCGAGCCGAAGCGGACGGAATGACCGCCTGGGACCCCCGCCGCCTCGTCACGGTCACGGTCGGCCCGGGCGGGATCCTGCGCGACGTCACCATCGAGCCCGACGCCTACTCGTACCTGACCCCCAAACAACTGTCCACCACCGTCACCACCACCTACCAAACGGCGGTGACCGCGCTCCGCGAAGCGACGGTCGCCCAGTTCATGGACCTGTGCGGAGTAAAGGTCAAACCGGAGGAAGTCGCCAACGGGAAAACCCGCCTCCACAACCTCCTGGACAAACTGGCCGGACAGCCCGCCGTATAG